A genomic stretch from uncultured Cohaesibacter sp. includes:
- a CDS encoding twin-arginine translocase TatA/TatE family subunit: protein MQIGIWQVVIIAVVVVLLFGRGKISDLMGDVAKGINSFKKGLKEEDKDDQQALESKPSEQVSATSEEKDKVN from the coding sequence ATGCAGATTGGTATCTGGCAGGTTGTCATTATTGCCGTCGTTGTCGTTCTTCTTTTCGGTCGGGGCAAGATCTCAGACCTGATGGGGGATGTCGCCAAGGGCATCAACAGCTTCAAGAAGGGCCTCAAGGAAGAGGACAAGGACGACCAACAGGCTCTGGAAAGCAAGCCGTCAGAACAGGTTTCTGCAACGAGCGAAGAGAAAGACAAAGTGAACTAA
- the tatB gene encoding Sec-independent protein translocase protein TatB, giving the protein MFDIGWSEIIVVVIITILVVGPKELPGLLRTVGKTVGNVRRMAGDFQNQFNQALREAELDGVAETLNDVRNLNPRNAVKNAVSKQLGDLSEITDDVSKSMKDSTDGINSSLKDKPAAISSKPADEPSQAVEVEQAFAEENQDAEILDGDAADESAQPEDGVTKKAD; this is encoded by the coding sequence ATGTTTGATATCGGTTGGAGCGAAATTATCGTGGTGGTTATCATCACGATTCTGGTGGTAGGGCCCAAGGAACTGCCCGGATTGCTTAGAACGGTTGGCAAAACCGTTGGCAATGTCCGACGTATGGCTGGCGATTTTCAAAATCAGTTCAATCAGGCTCTGCGGGAAGCGGAGCTGGATGGCGTTGCTGAAACCTTGAATGACGTGCGCAATCTCAACCCGCGCAATGCGGTCAAGAATGCCGTCTCCAAGCAGTTGGGTGACCTCAGTGAAATAACTGATGATGTTTCCAAGAGCATGAAGGATAGTACCGACGGAATCAATTCGTCGCTAAAAGACAAGCCCGCCGCGATCTCTTCAAAACCGGCGGATGAGCCTTCTCAAGCGGTTGAAGTTGAACAGGCTTTTGCCGAAGAAAATCAAGATGCCGAAATTCTGGATGGTGATGCTGCTGATGAAAGCGCACAGCCGGAAGATGGTGTGACCAAGAAGGCCGACTGA
- the tatC gene encoding twin-arginine translocase subunit TatC, translating to MSDNEKDAIEESKAPLIEHLVELRSRLLKTVIAIAIAFLFCFYFASDIFNILVIPYERAVGGTHQVEMIFTAPQEYFFTQLKIALFGALFIAFPVIASQIYMFMAPGLYKHEREAFRPFLIATPILFLLGACLVFFVVMPLAMQFFLSMEQIGEGPVEIRHLPKVSEYLGLIMTLIFAFGLVFQLPVVLTLLARAGIVDSAFLKSKRKYAVVVAFIMAAILTPPDPISQMGLALPTLLLYELSILSVKSVERKRAARDAEEDAS from the coding sequence ATGAGTGACAATGAGAAAGACGCGATCGAAGAGAGTAAGGCTCCTTTGATCGAGCATTTGGTGGAGCTTCGCAGTCGCTTGCTCAAGACCGTGATTGCGATTGCGATCGCCTTTTTGTTTTGCTTCTATTTTGCTAGCGATATTTTCAATATTCTGGTTATTCCTTATGAGCGGGCTGTTGGCGGAACGCATCAGGTTGAGATGATCTTTACGGCGCCGCAGGAATATTTCTTCACCCAGCTCAAGATTGCGCTTTTTGGTGCACTTTTCATTGCTTTTCCGGTTATCGCCAGCCAGATCTATATGTTTATGGCGCCCGGGCTTTACAAGCATGAAAGAGAAGCCTTCCGACCTTTTCTGATTGCGACTCCGATCCTGTTTTTGCTCGGTGCTTGTCTTGTCTTCTTCGTTGTCATGCCCTTGGCAATGCAGTTTTTCCTTTCCATGGAGCAGATCGGTGAGGGGCCGGTCGAGATTCGTCATCTCCCCAAGGTGAGCGAATATCTTGGCCTGATCATGACCCTGATTTTCGCCTTCGGTCTGGTGTTTCAGCTGCCTGTTGTGCTGACGCTTCTGGCGCGGGCTGGCATCGTGGATTCCGCGTTTCTCAAGTCAAAGCGCAAATATGCTGTCGTGGTTGCCTTTATCATGGCCGCGATTTTGACGCCACCGGATCCGATTAGCCAGATGGGGTTGGCGCTGCCGACGCTGCTGCTCTATGAATTGTCCATTCTTTCGGTCAAATCAGTAGAGCGAAAGAGGGCTGCACGAGACGCCGAAGAAGATGCGTCCTAG
- the serS gene encoding serine--tRNA ligase: MFDIKWIRENAEAFDKAQIARGAEASSSRLIALDEKRVVEVQKLQDAQQRRNAASKEIGKAKGAGDEEKAQALMAEVGQLKSAIQNGEAKTRELQDALNEALSTIPNIPLDDVPPGKDENDNALHHTWGEKPELSFEPKEHYELGEALGQMDFETAAKLSGSRFVVLKGQLARLERAIGQFMIDTHINEHGYDEVSVPTLVRSEVMYGTGQLPKFAEDAFHTDDDRWLIPTSEVPLTNMVRESIVDGEKLPMRVTALSHCYRSEAGSAGRDTRGMLRQHQFTKVEMVSVTDEKSSVTEQERMLGCAEAILQKLGIPYRVVKLCIGDMGFSARRTFDIEAWLPGQKTYREISSVSTCGDFQARRMNARYRDASDKSVKYVHTLNGSGVAVGRCLIAVMENYQTEDGSIVIPEVLRPYMGGLEKISA; the protein is encoded by the coding sequence ATGTTTGATATCAAATGGATTCGCGAGAATGCCGAGGCATTCGATAAAGCCCAAATTGCACGCGGAGCTGAAGCATCGTCATCCCGGCTGATCGCGCTGGATGAGAAGCGGGTCGTTGAAGTGCAGAAATTGCAGGATGCGCAACAGCGCCGCAATGCTGCTTCCAAGGAAATTGGCAAGGCCAAAGGTGCGGGCGATGAAGAAAAAGCTCAGGCCCTGATGGCCGAAGTTGGCCAGCTTAAAAGCGCTATTCAGAATGGTGAAGCCAAGACGAGAGAGCTGCAGGATGCGCTCAATGAAGCCTTGTCGACGATTCCCAACATTCCGCTTGATGATGTGCCTCCTGGCAAGGACGAAAATGACAATGCCCTGCATCACACTTGGGGTGAAAAGCCGGAGCTGAGCTTCGAGCCAAAAGAGCATTATGAGCTGGGTGAGGCGCTCGGTCAGATGGATTTTGAAACGGCTGCCAAATTGTCTGGCTCGCGCTTTGTTGTGCTGAAAGGTCAGTTGGCGCGTCTTGAGCGGGCTATTGGCCAATTCATGATCGACACACACATCAATGAGCATGGCTATGATGAAGTCTCTGTGCCAACACTGGTGCGCTCCGAGGTCATGTATGGCACCGGCCAGTTGCCGAAATTTGCCGAAGATGCCTTCCATACGGATGATGATCGCTGGCTGATTCCAACCTCCGAGGTGCCGCTGACAAATATGGTGCGTGAAAGCATCGTTGATGGCGAAAAGCTGCCAATGCGCGTGACGGCTCTTTCCCATTGCTATCGCTCTGAAGCCGGGTCCGCAGGGCGCGATACCCGCGGCATGTTGCGTCAACACCAGTTCACCAAGGTTGAAATGGTTTCTGTGACAGACGAAAAGAGTTCCGTCACTGAGCAAGAGCGCATGCTCGGCTGCGCTGAAGCCATTTTGCAGAAGCTTGGTATTCCTTATCGTGTCGTCAAGCTTTGCATCGGTGATATGGGCTTTTCAGCGCGTCGTACCTTCGATATCGAAGCCTGGTTGCCGGGGCAGAAGACATACCGCGAAATTTCGTCGGTTTCCACCTGCGGTGATTTTCAGGCGCGCCGCATGAATGCGCGCTATCGCGATGCGTCCGACAAGAGCGTCAAATATGTCCACACGCTCAATGGGTCTGGCGTCGCTGTTGGCCGCTGTCTGATTGCTGTCATGGAAAATTATCAGACTGAAGATGGCTCCATCGTGATTCCGGAAGTCCTGCGTCCTTACATGGGTGGACTGGAAAAGATTTCTGCCTGA
- the surE gene encoding 5'/3'-nucleotidase SurE, which translates to MRILLTNDDGINAPGLVVLEKIARALSDDVWIVAPETEQSGMAHSLTLHDPLRMRKLGDKKFAVRGTPTDCVIMGVDHILDGRPDLVLSGVNRGQNMAEDVTYSGTVAGAMESVLLGIRSIALSQSYSWESCEPFDWSAAEEHGARVVKDLLDHQLPKQTLLNVNFPACPASEVEEVVYTRQGKRDQAHLNVVPRVDTRGLSYFWLGFEDRKSNPAEGTDLHAVMHKKISVTPLHLDMTDNKTLEKMMKA; encoded by the coding sequence ATGCGAATTCTTCTGACCAATGATGATGGTATTAACGCGCCCGGCCTTGTGGTGCTTGAGAAGATCGCGCGTGCGCTCTCCGATGATGTCTGGATTGTGGCGCCGGAAACCGAACAGTCAGGTATGGCGCATTCTCTTACTCTGCATGACCCGCTTCGGATGCGTAAGTTGGGCGACAAGAAATTCGCTGTTCGCGGCACGCCGACGGACTGTGTTATCATGGGCGTCGATCACATTCTGGATGGGCGTCCTGATCTCGTTCTGTCTGGTGTGAATCGCGGTCAGAATATGGCTGAAGACGTGACCTATTCGGGCACGGTTGCTGGCGCTATGGAGAGTGTTCTGCTCGGTATTCGTTCCATTGCTCTTAGTCAGTCCTATAGCTGGGAAAGCTGCGAGCCATTTGACTGGAGCGCGGCTGAAGAGCATGGCGCGCGCGTTGTGAAAGACCTGCTTGATCACCAACTGCCAAAACAGACCTTGCTCAATGTCAACTTTCCGGCTTGTCCGGCAAGTGAAGTTGAGGAAGTGGTTTATACCCGTCAGGGGAAACGCGATCAGGCGCATTTGAATGTTGTGCCGCGGGTTGATACGCGCGGGCTGTCCTATTTCTGGCTCGGCTTTGAAGATCGCAAATCCAATCCGGCGGAGGGAACAGATCTGCACGCTGTGATGCATAAGAAAATCTCTGTTACTCCGTTGCATCTGGATATGACGGACAACAAAACTCTCGAGAAGATGATGAAAGCGTAA